Proteins co-encoded in one Candidatus Bathyarchaeota archaeon genomic window:
- a CDS encoding YhbY family RNA-binding protein — MITPKMRRRIKRELSAEGPTVWIGKNGISQEVLVEVDGQLERTEMVKVRILKAALEENNAKAIADEIAQQTESVLVEVRGHTFMLYRKKKT, encoded by the coding sequence ATGATAACACCAAAAATGAGACGCAGAATTAAGCGTGAGTTGAGTGCTGAGGGACCGACAGTTTGGATTGGAAAGAATGGAATCTCGCAAGAAGTTTTGGTTGAGGTAGATGGGCAGTTGGAGAGAACGGAGATGGTGAAAGTGAGGATTCTGAAAGCTGCGTTGGAAGAGAATAATGCTAAGGCGATTGCAGACGAGATTGCTCAGCAAACCGAGTCGGTGCTTGTAGAGGTTAGAGGTCACACTTTCATGCTTTATAGAAAGAAGAAAACATGA
- a CDS encoding Lrp/AsnC family transcriptional regulator, translated as MKEQKLLRLLKEMPRNSKRSDREIARILGVSQPTITRTRAQLEKGYIKTYTVIPDFEKLGYQILAFTFIKIKSYPSADEAEKIVQHAAEWTNEHQNIIFAADGEGCGKDIIMVSFHKNYSRYSDFMRTFALNWGNIVSDFESFLVSIKSGYKMKPFDLKYLADDL; from the coding sequence ATGAAAGAGCAAAAACTCCTCAGACTATTAAAGGAAATGCCGAGAAATTCCAAGAGAAGCGACAGAGAAATAGCTCGCATCTTAGGAGTCTCACAGCCAACCATTACCAGAACGAGAGCCCAACTAGAAAAAGGATACATAAAAACCTACACAGTTATTCCTGACTTTGAGAAGCTCGGCTACCAAATTTTGGCTTTCACCTTTATCAAAATAAAATCTTACCCATCGGCTGATGAAGCTGAGAAAATAGTGCAACACGCAGCTGAATGGACAAATGAACATCAAAACATAATTTTCGCCGCGGACGGTGAAGGATGTGGAAAGGACATCATTATGGTATCATTTCACAAAAACTACTCACGATACAGCGACTTTATGCGAACCTTCGCCTTGAATTGGGGAAATATTGTAAGCGATTTCGAATCATTCCTCGTAAGCATAAAATCTGGATACAAGATGAAACCTTTTGACCTAAAATACTTGGCAGACGATTTGTAG
- a CDS encoding radical SAM protein, translating into MSPEKLDQTRTGKSILPNLVRVSSGSAITLRLMEGFLNTKPTTAYLLTHIKGKCTANCGFCAQARSSKTRADMLSRVTWPALTTKKVLSELATSAHRGEIRRVCIQALNYPTVLEDVLALVKEIKLRGTKAPISVSCQPLNKEEMKKLREAGVERIGISLDAATKDIFNQVKGISADGPYDWDRQHDALLEAVEVFGKGKASTHLIVALGETEKEMIKTIQWCIDNSVYPALFAFTPIHGTALEHNSPPTINHYRRIQLARYLIVQGKTIFEKMGFNEKGNITNFGVSQTQLEDAIRSGTPFLTSGCPHCNRPYYNEKPSGPLYNFPMQPSTQAIKEIEQQLRSNS; encoded by the coding sequence ATGTCACCAGAGAAACTCGACCAAACCAGAACAGGAAAATCAATTCTACCCAACCTAGTTCGAGTCTCATCTGGCTCGGCCATAACATTACGTTTGATGGAAGGCTTTCTAAACACCAAGCCAACGACCGCATACCTCCTCACCCACATTAAGGGCAAATGCACAGCAAACTGCGGCTTCTGCGCGCAAGCAAGAAGCAGTAAAACCCGTGCCGACATGCTTTCTAGAGTTACTTGGCCAGCTCTCACGACGAAAAAAGTATTGTCCGAATTGGCAACTTCTGCGCACAGAGGAGAGATAAGGCGAGTCTGCATTCAAGCCTTAAACTATCCCACTGTTCTAGAGGACGTCTTAGCCTTAGTCAAGGAAATTAAGCTTCGTGGAACAAAGGCTCCTATATCCGTCTCCTGTCAGCCTTTGAACAAAGAGGAAATGAAAAAACTGAGGGAGGCTGGTGTTGAAAGAATCGGGATCTCACTTGACGCAGCAACAAAAGACATTTTCAACCAAGTCAAAGGCATCTCCGCAGATGGCCCATATGATTGGGATAGACAGCATGATGCATTACTGGAAGCAGTAGAAGTATTTGGCAAAGGTAAAGCAAGCACCCATCTCATCGTAGCTTTGGGTGAAACAGAAAAGGAAATGATAAAGACTATTCAATGGTGCATAGACAATAGCGTCTACCCAGCACTCTTCGCCTTCACACCTATACATGGAACAGCGCTAGAGCATAACTCTCCACCGACAATAAACCACTACAGGAGAATTCAACTCGCCCGCTATCTAATAGTACAAGGAAAGACAATATTTGAAAAAATGGGCTTCAACGAAAAAGGCAACATCACTAACTTCGGAGTTTCACAAACACAGTTAGAAGATGCCATTCGAAGCGGAACACCATTCTTGACCTCAGGCTGTCCCCACTGCAACCGTCCATACTACAACGAAAAACCAAGCGGTCCTCTATACAATTTTCCAATGCAACCATCAACGCAAGCGATTAAGGAAATAGAGCAACAACTCAGAAGTAACAGTTAA
- a CDS encoding ribonuclease P, giving the protein MSATNKRIALQRIHRLFRLAKNVIHEDEKLAQRYISIARRVSMASRARIPREYRWQICKGCKKFILPGVNCRVRILQRRESHVVITCGYCGKHTRFPMKVGEKQKNDNTKNETQN; this is encoded by the coding sequence TTGAGTGCCACAAACAAGAGGATTGCACTACAGCGAATTCACAGACTTTTCAGGCTTGCTAAAAATGTTATTCATGAAGACGAGAAATTGGCACAACGCTACATTTCTATTGCCCGAAGAGTCTCTATGGCGTCGAGAGCTCGTATTCCACGAGAATATCGGTGGCAGATTTGCAAAGGCTGTAAAAAGTTTATTTTGCCCGGTGTTAACTGTCGTGTGCGTATTCTGCAACGCAGGGAGTCCCACGTGGTCATTACTTGTGGCTACTGTGGTAAACATACGCGGTTTCCAATGAAAGTTGGGGAGAAACAGAAAAATGATAACACCAAAAATGAGACGCAGAATTAA
- a CDS encoding radical SAM protein: protein MNFEELLAADEKKLKEALEKARIISQTYFGKKLLFYVPSFVYYKTDYFCSLPTVFPSISITGSSCSLRCKHCSGIVLNTMYPAESPEKLVELCRDLKSKGAVGCLISGGCLPDGSVPLDKFVDAMAEIKRELGLTLVVHTGVVSRSMAKQLKEAGIDAALIDIIGSDETIKEIYNLDVSVSDYKNSLQALHNAKIPTVPHVLVGLHYGELKGELHALKMLANYEPSAVIVIAFMPIRGTAMEKVEPPTPSAIGKVLVAARLMMPSTPLALGCMRPKGMHRAITDVLAVKAGVNGIAFPAEEAIKLAKSLGYEVSFSSLCCSQIFEDLEDREN, encoded by the coding sequence GTGAACTTCGAAGAACTGTTAGCAGCAGATGAAAAAAAGCTTAAAGAAGCTCTGGAAAAGGCGCGGATAATAAGCCAGACATACTTTGGAAAGAAGCTCCTCTTTTATGTGCCCAGTTTTGTCTATTACAAAACAGATTATTTTTGCTCTTTACCAACCGTTTTTCCATCAATCTCCATAACGGGCTCCTCATGTTCTCTACGATGTAAACACTGCAGCGGCATTGTCTTAAACACTATGTACCCCGCAGAGTCACCGGAGAAGCTTGTGGAACTTTGTAGAGATTTGAAAAGCAAAGGCGCGGTGGGATGCTTGATTAGTGGCGGATGTTTGCCAGATGGCTCTGTGCCGCTTGATAAGTTTGTGGATGCAATGGCGGAGATTAAGCGAGAGTTGGGGTTAACTCTAGTGGTACATACGGGTGTAGTTAGCAGAAGTATGGCGAAGCAGCTGAAGGAAGCAGGAATAGACGCTGCTTTAATCGACATAATTGGTTCAGATGAAACAATAAAAGAAATCTACAACTTAGATGTTAGTGTGTCTGATTATAAAAACTCGCTTCAAGCATTACACAACGCTAAAATCCCAACTGTGCCCCATGTATTGGTGGGCCTTCACTACGGCGAGCTGAAAGGCGAACTGCATGCGCTAAAAATGCTTGCAAACTATGAACCTTCAGCAGTCATCGTAATCGCCTTCATGCCAATCCGCGGCACCGCAATGGAAAAAGTTGAGCCACCTACACCTTCAGCAATAGGCAAAGTGCTTGTAGCTGCTAGGCTTATGATGCCGTCTACACCATTGGCGCTGGGATGTATGAGACCGAAAGGGATGCACAGAGCCATAACTGATGTTTTAGCTGTTAAGGCTGGTGTGAACGGTATCGCTTTTCCAGCAGAAGAAGCGATAAAGCTGGCTAAGTCGCTGGGTTATGAAGTTTCTTTTTCCTCTTTATGTTGTTCTCAGATTTTCGAAGACCTAGAAGACCGGGAAAATTGA